A genomic window from Triticum urartu cultivar G1812 chromosome 7, Tu2.1, whole genome shotgun sequence includes:
- the LOC125520131 gene encoding cadmium/zinc-transporting ATPase HMA2-like, with protein MSSLMSMAPQNAVLAETGQVVATQDVKINTVIAVKAGEVVPIDGVVVDGRSEVDESTLTGESFPVSKQADSQVWAGTLNIDGYIAMRTTAMADNSAVAKMARLVEEAQNSRSSTQRLIDTCAKYYTPTVIFMSAAVAVIPVCVRARNLRHWFELALVLLVSACPCALVLSTPVATFCALLRAARTGLLIKGGDVLESLASIKVAAFDKTGTITRGEFSVEEFQTVGERVSKQQLIYWVSSIESRSSHPMASALVGYAQSNSVEPKSENVAEFQIYPGEGIYSEIDGEGVYVGNKRILARASCQTVPDIVEHMKGVTIGYVACNKELIGVFSLSDSCRTGSAEAIKELRSLGIKSVMLTGDSTAAATHAQNQLGNILAEVHAELLPEDKVRIVDELKARDGPTLMIGDGMNDAPALAKADVGVSMGVSGSAVAMETSHITLMSNDIRRIPKAIKLVRRTHRTIVVNIVFSVTTKLAIVALAFAGHPLIWAAVLADVGTCLLVIMYSMLLLREKGSGKVAKKCCASSHSKKHEHSTSHHHCSNGHQHEHVSAGKHSCHDHHHEHDHHKEPSNLHSTDKHGCHDHHHEHDHHKEPSNLHSTDKHGCHDHGHGHSHCKEPSSQMVTSKHVSHGHGHTHSICNPHPTANKHDCHDHEHSHHQEPNSSHSADEHDCHDHKHCEEPISLLCATEHACHDHEQNHEHHCCDEEQTVHVADTHSCHDHKHDGSAADPVPELSISIESALPDHHEQEIQCIKEHKEEACGHHLKVKDHVPAPTDCSRGNCHSTVSSKGCESKGKEVCPSWPVGRTGIIRRCCRTRARSCCSHSMLKLPEIIVE; from the exons ATGTCGTCACTGATGAGCATGGCACCACAAAATGCTGTTCTGGCAGAGACTGGACAAGTGGTTGCTACCCAGGATGTGAAGATCAATACAGTAATAGCTGTGAAGGCAGGGGAAGTCGTGCCGATCGATGGTGTTGTTGTTGATGGACGGAGTGAGGTCGACGAGAGCACCCTCACCGGGGAGTCCTTCCCTGTGTCCAAGCAGGCAGACTCCCAGGTCTGGGCTGGCACACTCAACATAGATG GTTACATTGCTATGAGGACAACTGCTATGGCCGACAACTCTGCGGTGGCCAAAATGGCAAGGCTGGTCGAAGAAGCCCAAAACAGTCGATCCAGTACGCAGAGGCTGATCGACACTTGCGCCAAGTACTACACACCCA CTGTTATTTTCATGTCTGCAGCAGTGGCAGTGATCCCTGTGTGTGTCAGAGCACGCAACCTAAGACACTGGTTTGAACTGGCCCTAGTTCTCCTGGTGAGTGCTTGTCCATGTGCTCTGGTGCTGTCGACACCTGTGGCAACCTTCTGCGCGCTACTGAGGGCCGCGAGGACCGGGCTCCTCATCAAAGGAGGGGATGTCCTTGAGTCCTTGGCCAGTATCAAAGTTGCTGCCTTTGACAAGACTGGTACAATCACTAGAGGCGAGTTCTCTGTCGAGGAGTTTCAGACAGTTGGTGAGCGTGTTTCGAAGCAACAACTTATTTACTG GGTTTCAAGCATCGAGAGCAGGTCGAGCCACCCAATGGCATCTGCTCTTGTTGGTTATGCTCAATCAAACTCTGTAGAGCCAAAATCAGAAAATGTTGCTGAGTTTCAAATCTATCCTGGTGAGGGGATTTACAGTGAAATTGATGGAGAGGGCGTATATGTTGGGAACAAAAGGATCTTGGCAAGGGCATCGTGTCAAACAG TTCCGGACATAGTAGAACACATGAAAGGAGTTACCATCGGATACGTGGCCTGCAACAAGGAATTGATTGGGGTATTCAGCCTATCGGATTCATGCCGAACTGGGTCAGCCGAGGCCATCAAGGAGTTGAGATCATTGGGCATAAAGTCAGTGATGCTTACTGGCGATAGTACTGCCGCTGCCACACATGCGCAAAACCAG CTGGGGAACATACTAGCCGAGGTTCATGCTGAACTTCTGCCAGAAGATAAAGTGAGAATTGTTGATGAACTGAAGGCAAGAGATGGCCCTACACTGATGATTGGCGACGGCATGAATGATGCCCCAGCACTGGCTAAGGCTGATGTTGGAGTCTCCATGGGTGTGTCCGGTTCAGCCGTCGCAATGGAGACGAGTCACATTACTCTGATGTCGAATGACATCCGCAGGATCCCAAAGGCTATCAAGCTGGTCAGGAGGACACACCGGACCATCGTCGTGAACATTGTCTTCTCGGTGACTACGAAGCTTGCAATTGTTGCACTTGCGTTTGCCGGGCATCCGCTTATTTGGGCAGCAGTCCTTGCTGATGTTGGCACATGCTTGTTGGTGATCATGTACAGCATGCTGCTACTGAGGGAGAAAGGCAGTGGAAAGGTGGCGAAGAAATGCTGTGCTTCTTCTCACTCAAAAAAGCATGAGCATAGTACTTCCCACCACCACTGCTCCAATGGTCATCAGCATGAGCATGTATCTGCAGGCAAGCATTCTTGCCATGATCATCACCATGAGCATGATCACCACAAAGAGCCTAGCAACCTGCATTCCACAGACAAGCATGGCTGCCATGATCATCACCATGAGCATGATCACCATAAAGAGCCGAGCAACCTGCATTCCACAGACAAGCATGGCTGCCATGATCATGGCCATGGCCATAGCCACTGCAAAGAGCCGAGCAGCCAGATGGTGACAAGCAAGCATGTTTCCCATGGGCATGGCCATACCCACAGCATCTGCAACCCTCACCCCACTGCGAACAAGCATGATTGCCATGACCATGAACATAGCCACCACCAAGAACCCAACAGTTCACATTCTGCCGATGAGCATGATTGCCATGATCACAAGCACTGTGAAGAACCAATCAGCTTGCTTTGTGCCACTGAGCATGCTTGCCACGACCATGAGCAGAACCATGAGCATCATTGCTGTGATGAAGAGCAAACAGTGCATGTCGCAGATACGCATTCCTGCCACGACCATAAGCATGACGGCAGTGCGGCTGATCCAGTTCCAGAGCTGTCGATATCTATCGAGAGCGCATTGCCTGATCACCATGAGCAGGAAATCCAATGCATCAAAGAACACAAAGAGGAAGCGTGTGGACATCACCTGAAGGTCAAGGATCACGTCCCGGCTCCGACGGATTGCAGCAGGGGAAACTGTCACAGTACGGTGAGCAGCAAGGGATGTGAAAGCAAAGGCAAAGAAGTTTGTCCAAGCTGGCCGGTTGGTCGTACCGGAATAATCCGCAGGTGTTGCAGGACTAGGGCGCGCAGCTGCTGCAGCCACAGCATGTTGAAACTACCAGAGATTATAGTAGAGTAG
- the LOC125520130 gene encoding peptidyl-prolyl cis-trans isomerase CYP28, chloroplastic-like isoform X1 — MAATATATSLGLALHRRDHDPSSHRRPVPSSCLTSTSAYRIRRAKCCRRGVPSPSAAAAAGGDLEGNDISTILKHSLNNETMPSSSTKATSSMADHVSLSSLHHHPSSQSSCFATSKPNHDSTHKYNHSPKIPRRSLALLPASSLLFSASSSFAIDNANAPSSSTIDTTITDRIFMDFSICPSFFSNDRTLGAELASCPDSEPLGRVVFGLYGRLLPITTANFKTTCTTSAYRGTLVHKVLQGQFFAAGRQGSRRDKGVVQPPSKLVRNVETVDPKAYQLRHARPGTLSLCLEQNDDDDSIKLSPDYHNVEFLVTTGPGPCPELDDQNIVFGTVLEGMDVITSIATIPTYKPGERIQFFNDFAQLIGDERAQSARAMWDRPQKTVYISGCGELKVTKPSLSPPSLP; from the exons AtggccgccaccgccaccgccacgtCCCTAGGCCTCGCTCTCCACCGCCGAGACCACGACCCTAGCTCccaccgccgccccgtcccctCCTCGTGCCTGACCTCTACCTCCGCCTACCGCATCCGCAGGGCCAAGTGCTGCCGCAGGGGTGTGCCTTcaccgtccgccgccgccgccgccggcggtgATCTGGAAG GAAATGATATTAGCACCATATTGAAGCATTCACTTAACAACGAAACGATGCCTTCATCAAGCACAAAAGCTACTTCCTCCATGGCTGACCATGTTTCTCTTAGCAGCCTCCACCACCACCCTAGCAGCCAGTCTTCCTGTTTTGCTACCTCAAAACCAAACCATGACAGTACCCATAAATACAACCACTCCCCAAAAATTCCTAGGCGGTCTCTCGCCTTActccctgcctcctctcttctcttctctgcGTCCTCCTCCTTTGCCATAGACAATGCAAACGCTCCATCCTCCTCCACAATTGACACCACCATCACCGACCGCATATTCATGGACTTTAGCATCTGCCCAAGCTTCTTTAGCAATGACCGCACGTTAGGAGCTGAACTTGCTTCATGCCCTGATTCCGAGCCCCTCGGACGTGTAGTCTTTGGTCTCTATGGTCGGCTACTCCCGATCACTACTGCCAACTTCAAAACTACCTGCACTACTTCTGCATATCGAGGCACACTTGTCCACAAGGTGCTTCAAGGTCAGTTCTTTGCTGCTGGCCGACAAGGTTCTCGGCGTGATAAGGGCGTGGTCCAACCTCCCTCAAAGCTTGTGAGAAATGTTGAGACTGTTGATCCTAAAGCGTATCAACTAAGACATGCAAGGCCTGGCACCCTATCCTTGTGTCTTGAGCAGAATGACGACGACGATAGCATCAAACTCAGTCCTGATTATCACAATGTTGAATTCCTGGTGACCACAGGGCCAGGGCCCTGTCCAGAGCTTGATGATCAGAACATTGTTTTTGGAACTGTATTAGAAG GAATGGACGTTATCACCAGCATTGCAACCATCCCTACCTACAAACCAGGTGAAAGGATCCAATTCTTCAATGATTTTGCACAGCTGATTGGCGATGAAAGAGCTCAATCTGCTAGAGCCATGTGGGATCGCCCACAGAAAACCGTGTATATCAGCGGTTGCGgggagctcaaagtgaccaagccATCCCTTTCCCCTCCTAGCTTGCCATGA
- the LOC125520130 gene encoding peptidyl-prolyl cis-trans isomerase CYP28, chloroplastic-like isoform X2, whose protein sequence is MPSSSTKATSSMADHVSLSSLHHHPSSQSSCFATSKPNHDSTHKYNHSPKIPRRSLALLPASSLLFSASSSFAIDNANAPSSSTIDTTITDRIFMDFSICPSFFSNDRTLGAELASCPDSEPLGRVVFGLYGRLLPITTANFKTTCTTSAYRGTLVHKVLQGQFFAAGRQGSRRDKGVVQPPSKLVRNVETVDPKAYQLRHARPGTLSLCLEQNDDDDSIKLSPDYHNVEFLVTTGPGPCPELDDQNIVFGTVLEGMDVITSIATIPTYKPGERIQFFNDFAQLIGDERAQSARAMWDRPQKTVYISGCGELKVTKPSLSPPSLP, encoded by the exons ATGCCTTCATCAAGCACAAAAGCTACTTCCTCCATGGCTGACCATGTTTCTCTTAGCAGCCTCCACCACCACCCTAGCAGCCAGTCTTCCTGTTTTGCTACCTCAAAACCAAACCATGACAGTACCCATAAATACAACCACTCCCCAAAAATTCCTAGGCGGTCTCTCGCCTTActccctgcctcctctcttctcttctctgcGTCCTCCTCCTTTGCCATAGACAATGCAAACGCTCCATCCTCCTCCACAATTGACACCACCATCACCGACCGCATATTCATGGACTTTAGCATCTGCCCAAGCTTCTTTAGCAATGACCGCACGTTAGGAGCTGAACTTGCTTCATGCCCTGATTCCGAGCCCCTCGGACGTGTAGTCTTTGGTCTCTATGGTCGGCTACTCCCGATCACTACTGCCAACTTCAAAACTACCTGCACTACTTCTGCATATCGAGGCACACTTGTCCACAAGGTGCTTCAAGGTCAGTTCTTTGCTGCTGGCCGACAAGGTTCTCGGCGTGATAAGGGCGTGGTCCAACCTCCCTCAAAGCTTGTGAGAAATGTTGAGACTGTTGATCCTAAAGCGTATCAACTAAGACATGCAAGGCCTGGCACCCTATCCTTGTGTCTTGAGCAGAATGACGACGACGATAGCATCAAACTCAGTCCTGATTATCACAATGTTGAATTCCTGGTGACCACAGGGCCAGGGCCCTGTCCAGAGCTTGATGATCAGAACATTGTTTTTGGAACTGTATTAGAAG GAATGGACGTTATCACCAGCATTGCAACCATCCCTACCTACAAACCAGGTGAAAGGATCCAATTCTTCAATGATTTTGCACAGCTGATTGGCGATGAAAGAGCTCAATCTGCTAGAGCCATGTGGGATCGCCCACAGAAAACCGTGTATATCAGCGGTTGCGgggagctcaaagtgaccaagccATCCCTTTCCCCTCCTAGCTTGCCATGA
- the LOC125522577 gene encoding putative UDP-rhamnose:rhamnosyltransferase 1, with protein sequence MDAAESSPMHIVLFPWLAFGHMTPFLELAERLAARGHRVSFVSTPRNISRLPAVVDVHLVALPLPHVDGLPEGAEATSDLPPGKAELLQKAADGLAGPFGAFLDDGKKPDWVIVDTFHYLAAAAAARRGVPSVMFPIFSSSSSALWGVPRVSTAVDPEVGASLAQRFLLTHQSCKMVAKRCCVEFDPDGVPLLPAIFGKPFAPLGLLPPPLRSTEGDALVSWLDRQPPKSVLYVALGSEAPLSKELVHELAIGLELAGTAFLWALRKPSGVPDDAVLPPGFQDRTKHRGLVAMGMVQQTRVLAHDSVGAFLTHCGWSSVIEGMQYGCPLVMLPFFGDQGPIARLMEGRKVGLPVPRKGEDGSSFDREGVASAVRAVMVEEEGRCAFATNAGKLQQVVGDTASHEQCIDDFLQQLRFYKE encoded by the coding sequence ATGGACGCCGCCGAGTCGTCGCCGATGCACATCGTCCTCTTCCCGTGGCTTGCGTTCGGTCACATGACCCCCTTCCTCGAGCTTGCGGAGCGCCTGGCGGCCCGCGGTCACCGCGTCTCCTTCGTCTCAACGCCGCGCAATATCAGCCGCCTCCCGGCCGTCGTGGACGTCCACCTGGTGGCCCTGCCGCTCCCCCACGTGGACGGCCTCCCCGAGGGAGCGGAAGCCACCAGCGACCTCCCGCCCGGCAAGGCCGAGCTCCTGCAGAAGGCCGCCGACGGCCTCGCCGGGCCGTTCGGCGCCTTTCTAGACGACGGCAAGAAGCCGGACTGGGTCATCGTCGACACCTTCCACtacctagccgccgccgccgccgcccgccggggCGTGCCGTCCGTGATGTTCCccatcttctcctcctcatcgAGCGCCCTATGGGGCGTGCCGCGCGTGTCGACGGCCGTTGACCCGGAGGTAGGGGCGTCGCTAGCGCAGCGCTTCTTGTTAACCCACCAAAGCTGCAAGATGGTGGCCAAGCGGTGCTGCGTGGAGTTCGACCCCGACGGCGTGCCTCTCCTGCCGGCCATCTTCGGCAAGCCGTTCGCCCCTCTCGGCCTGCTGCCGCCGCCTCTGAGGTCCACCGAAGGCGACGCGCTCGTCTCATGGCTCGACCGACAGCCGCCGAAATCCGTCCTCTACGTCGCGCTGGGAAGCGAAGCGCCGCTGAGCAAGGAGCTGGTGCACGAGCTGGCCATCGGCCTGGAGCTCGCCGGGACGGCGTTCCTCTGGGCCCTGAGGAAGCCCAGCGGCGTCCCGGACGACGCCGTCCTTCCTCCGGGCTTCCAGGACCGCACCAAGCACCGCGGGCTCGTGGCGATGGGGATGGTCCAGCAGACCAGGGTGCTGGCGCACGACTCCGTCGGCGCGTTCCTGACGCACTGCGGGTGGAGCTCGGTCATCGAGGGGATGCAGTATGGATGTCCCCTTGTCATGCTGCCATTCTTTGGGGACCAAGGGCCGATTGCTCGGCTCATGGAGGGGAGAAAGGTTGGACTGCCGGTGCCAAGGAAGGGAGAGGATGGGTCGTCTTTTGACCGGGAAGGCGTCGCGTCGGCGGTCCGGGCCGTCATGGTGGAGGAGGAAGGTAGATGTGCCTTCGCGACCAATGCTGGGAAGTTGCAACAGGTTGTCGGCGACACTGCAAGCCATGAGCAGTGCATCGATGACTTCCTTCAGCAACTACGATTTTACAAGGAATAG